A stretch of Flavobacterium sp. N2270 DNA encodes these proteins:
- the rnhA gene encoding ribonuclease HI — protein MSHEVHIYTDGAAKGNPGPAGYGVVMEMVGTPYKREFYEGFRKSTNNRMEILAVIVGLEKLKNLKTKVLVVSDSKYVVDAVEKRWVFQWEKKNFAGKKNPDLWMRFLKAYRNHKVDFQWVKGHNNHPQNERCDELAVMASQQEKLSVDVFYEREEEKLL, from the coding sequence TTGAGTCACGAAGTTCACATATATACAGACGGCGCTGCTAAGGGAAATCCTGGTCCGGCGGGTTATGGCGTAGTTATGGAAATGGTTGGAACTCCTTATAAAAGGGAATTTTATGAAGGTTTTCGAAAATCTACCAATAATAGAATGGAAATTTTAGCTGTTATTGTAGGTTTAGAAAAACTAAAAAACTTAAAAACGAAAGTATTAGTCGTTTCCGATTCTAAATATGTGGTAGATGCTGTTGAAAAACGTTGGGTTTTTCAATGGGAAAAGAAAAATTTTGCAGGAAAAAAGAATCCCGATTTATGGATGCGCTTTCTAAAAGCGTACCGAAATCATAAAGTAGATTTTCAATGGGTAAAAGGGCATAATAATCATCCTCAAAACGAGCGTTGCGATGAATTAGCTGTTATGGCTTCTCAACAAGAAAAACTTTCTGTTGATGTTTTTTATGAAAGAGAAGAGGAGAAGTTGTTATAG
- a CDS encoding phosphoribosylglycinamide formyltransferase, translated as MKKIVLFASGNGSNAEKIILHFKKSTFANVVTIFTNNPDAKVLEKAKNHQMEAVIFTKSDLNNDFVLQKLKKIDPDLIVLAGFLLKFPESIINQYPNKVINIHPALLPKYGGKGMYGMNVHKAVLENNEKETGITIHYVNEHYDEGEYISQHKVSIEDCVSAEEIANKVHQLEHEYFPTIIEQLITNH; from the coding sequence ATGAAAAAAATAGTGCTATTCGCTTCTGGCAATGGTTCCAATGCCGAAAAGATCATATTACATTTCAAAAAATCAACCTTTGCAAATGTAGTCACTATCTTTACAAACAATCCTGATGCCAAAGTGCTAGAAAAAGCAAAAAATCATCAAATGGAGGCTGTTATTTTTACAAAATCTGACTTAAATAATGATTTTGTTCTTCAAAAACTCAAAAAAATTGATCCAGATTTAATTGTTTTAGCTGGATTTTTATTAAAATTTCCAGAATCTATCATAAATCAATATCCTAATAAAGTAATTAACATTCACCCTGCTCTTTTGCCTAAATATGGTGGAAAAGGAATGTATGGAATGAATGTGCACAAAGCGGTTTTAGAAAATAACGAAAAAGAAACCGGAATCACTATTCATTATGTAAACGAACATTATGATGAAGGTGAATACATTTCTCAGCATAAAGTTTCTATAGAGGATTGTGTTTCTGCTGAAGAAATTGCAAATAAAGTACATCAATTAGAGCATGAATATTTTCCGACTATTATTGAACAACTAATCACTAATCACTAA
- a CDS encoding acyl carrier protein, whose translation MSDIASRVKAIIVDKLGVDENEVVTEASFTNDLGADSLDTVELIMEFEKEFDIQIPDDQAENIATVGQAISYIEEAKK comes from the coding sequence ATGTCAGACATTGCATCAAGAGTAAAAGCGATTATCGTAGACAAATTAGGTGTTGACGAAAACGAAGTTGTAACAGAAGCAAGCTTCACAAATGATTTAGGAGCTGATTCATTAGACACTGTTGAGCTAATTATGGAATTTGAAAAAGAATTTGATATTCAAATCCCAGATGATCAAGCAGAAAACATTGCTACTGTAGGTCAAGCTATTTCTTACATCGAAGAAGCTAAAAAATAA
- the fabF gene encoding beta-ketoacyl-ACP synthase II, translating into MQLKRVVVTGLGALTPIGNNIQEYWEGLINGKSGAAPITYYDTEKHKTKFACEVKNFNIEDFIDRKEARRMDKFAQYAVVASDEAIKDAGITAENVDKHRVGVIWGAGIGGLETFQEEVLYYAKGDGTPKFNPFFIPKMIADIAPAHISMRNGFMGPNYTTVSACASSANAMIDAFNYIRLGMCDVIISGGSEAAVTIAGMGGFNSMHALSTRNESPETASRPFDATRDGFVLGEGAGALVLEEYEHAKARGAKIYCEIGGGGMSSDAYHLTAPHPEGLGVIAVMNNTLRDAGMQPHEVDHINTHGTSTPLGDVAELKAISAVFGDHAKNININSTKSMTGHLLGAAGGIEAIASVLSIKHGIVPPTINHSVVDENINPELNLTLNKAQKRDVKVAMSNTFGFGGHNACVLFKKIEE; encoded by the coding sequence ATGCAATTAAAGCGTGTTGTTGTAACTGGTCTAGGAGCCCTTACCCCTATTGGAAATAATATTCAAGAATATTGGGAAGGATTGATTAATGGTAAAAGTGGTGCCGCACCTATTACTTACTATGATACTGAAAAACATAAAACAAAATTTGCTTGTGAAGTTAAAAACTTCAATATAGAGGATTTTATTGACCGTAAAGAAGCTCGTAGAATGGATAAGTTTGCACAATATGCTGTTGTTGCAAGTGATGAGGCTATTAAAGATGCCGGTATTACAGCTGAGAATGTTGACAAACATAGAGTTGGAGTTATTTGGGGAGCAGGAATTGGAGGCTTAGAAACTTTTCAAGAAGAAGTTTTATACTATGCCAAAGGTGATGGAACTCCAAAATTTAATCCTTTCTTTATTCCTAAAATGATTGCAGATATTGCCCCTGCTCACATTTCAATGAGAAATGGGTTTATGGGTCCAAATTACACAACTGTTTCTGCTTGTGCTTCTTCTGCAAATGCAATGATAGATGCATTTAATTATATTCGTTTAGGAATGTGTGACGTTATTATTTCTGGTGGTTCAGAAGCAGCCGTAACAATTGCTGGAATGGGTGGATTTAATTCTATGCATGCTTTATCAACAAGAAATGAAAGCCCAGAAACTGCCTCTAGACCTTTTGACGCAACTAGAGATGGTTTTGTTTTAGGTGAAGGAGCTGGCGCTCTAGTACTTGAAGAATATGAACACGCAAAAGCACGTGGTGCTAAAATATATTGTGAGATTGGCGGAGGTGGAATGTCTTCTGATGCTTACCATTTAACAGCTCCACACCCTGAAGGATTAGGAGTAATAGCCGTTATGAATAATACTTTAAGAGACGCAGGAATGCAACCACATGAAGTTGATCATATTAACACACATGGAACATCAACACCATTAGGTGATGTTGCCGAATTAAAAGCAATAAGTGCTGTTTTTGGCGACCATGCTAAAAATATTAACATTAATTCAACAAAATCTATGACCGGCCATCTTTTAGGTGCTGCAGGTGGAATTGAAGCTATTGCTTCGGTATTATCAATAAAACACGGAATTGTTCCTCCTACAATTAATCATTCTGTTGTAGATGAAAACATTAATCCAGAGTTAAATTTAACTTTAAATAAAGCACAAAAAAGAGATGTTAAAGTCGCTATGAGTAATACTTTTGGTTTTGGAGGACATAATGCTTGCGTATTATTTAAGAAAATAGAAGAATAA
- the rnc gene encoding ribonuclease III produces the protein MRFFKKIIKNSRSQEDGIFFDKISKILGFKPLNLVYYQKAFTHRSTNKIGENGYPFNYERLEFLGDAMLGSVIAAHLYNEVPSGDEGYLTKMRSKIVSREHLNELGRDLKLIQFVDSKVNPQHFSDNIHGNIFEGLVGAIYLDRGFSYCEKFIFNKVIQPYVDIPKLEGKVISYKSLIIEWCQKEKKKFVFETFEDNGTEEQRFFGVKLDIDNKTVAKARETSKKKAEEKAAKRAYFALQEIISKK, from the coding sequence ATGCGTTTTTTTAAAAAAATAATTAAAAACTCCCGTTCTCAAGAAGACGGGATTTTTTTTGACAAAATCAGCAAAATTTTAGGTTTCAAACCACTTAATTTGGTTTATTACCAGAAAGCTTTTACACATCGTTCTACAAATAAAATTGGAGAAAACGGCTATCCTTTTAATTATGAGAGATTAGAATTTTTAGGAGACGCCATGCTAGGCAGTGTTATTGCAGCACATTTATACAACGAAGTACCAAGTGGTGATGAAGGTTATTTAACCAAAATGCGCTCTAAAATTGTAAGTAGAGAACATTTAAACGAACTAGGCAGAGATTTAAAACTAATTCAATTTGTTGATAGTAAAGTTAATCCTCAGCATTTTAGTGACAATATACACGGAAATATTTTTGAAGGTTTAGTTGGAGCCATTTATTTAGATAGAGGGTTTTCTTATTGTGAAAAATTTATTTTTAACAAAGTTATCCAACCTTATGTAGACATTCCTAAGCTTGAAGGAAAAGTTATTAGCTATAAAAGTTTAATTATTGAATGGTGTCAAAAAGAAAAAAAGAAGTTTGTTTTTGAAACTTTTGAAGATAATGGTACAGAAGAACAACGCTTTTTTGGAGTAAAGTTAGATATTGATAATAAAACTGTTGCAAAAGCAAGAGAAACATCAAAGAAGAAAGCTGAAGAGAAAGCTGCAAAAAGAGCTTATTTTGCTTTACAAGAAATTATTTCAAAAAAATAA
- a CDS encoding IPExxxVDY family protein, which produces MAVHKIQIVDFLSIDYELIAIHTSIEDYRLAYFLNRELNIKLCKNNLNIAIETQEGKSSFNHYFYDDKKTDIQWSLIENKTTINSTNKKSAGIFENMEVNVYLIPEFKKADFLLKIENVDSFFKTKEVTKKIESINNVSMSYLIDKVNLKSKNNLIF; this is translated from the coding sequence ATGGCCGTTCATAAAATTCAAATAGTTGACTTTTTATCAATTGATTATGAATTAATTGCCATTCATACATCAATAGAGGATTATAGACTCGCTTATTTTTTAAACAGAGAATTAAATATAAAGCTGTGCAAAAACAATTTAAACATTGCTATAGAAACTCAAGAAGGAAAAAGCTCTTTTAATCATTATTTTTATGATGATAAAAAAACAGACATTCAATGGAGTTTAATAGAAAACAAAACCACTATAAATTCTACTAATAAAAAATCAGCTGGTATATTTGAGAATATGGAAGTTAACGTATATTTAATCCCTGAATTTAAAAAAGCTGACTTCCTTTTAAAAATTGAAAATGTTGATTCGTTTTTTAAAACTAAAGAAGTAACAAAAAAAATAGAATCAATAAATAACGTTTCAATGTCATACTTAATTGATAAAGTAAACTTAAAATCAAAAAATAATTTAATATTTTAA
- the pyk gene encoding pyruvate kinase, producing the protein MNKKTKIVATLGPACSTKETIKEMIDAGVNVFRINFSHADYEDVLARINTIRELNAEFNYTTSILADLQGPKLRVGVMKEDVIVSKGDKITFTTAEDILGTAEKVYMNYKEFPKDVNPGERILLDDGKLIFEVVKTDKKTEVEAIVVQGGPLKSKKGVNLPNTKVSLPALTKKDIKDALFAIENKVDWIALSFVRTPEDLEQLQDLIVKHSDHKIPIIAKIEKPEAVENIDKIVAFCDGLMVARGDLGVEIPAEQVPLIQKKLIHRAKTARIPVIVATQMMETMITSLTPTRAEVNDVANSVMDGADAVMLSGETSVGSYPVQVIETMSKIIRSVEDSPLIKVPLNAPYIRTNRFVTKSICYHAAIMADDINAKAITTLTNSGYTAFQISAWRPNSLILVFTSNKRILTQLNLLWGVKAFYYDKFVSTDDTVEDINLICKVHGHVEKGDMIINLAAMPIIKKGMVNTLRVSEIE; encoded by the coding sequence ATGAATAAAAAAACTAAAATTGTAGCAACTTTAGGTCCTGCTTGCAGCACTAAAGAAACTATTAAAGAAATGATTGACGCAGGAGTAAATGTTTTTAGAATTAACTTTTCTCATGCAGACTATGAAGATGTTTTAGCTAGAATAAATACTATTCGTGAATTAAATGCTGAATTTAACTACACAACATCAATACTTGCCGATCTACAAGGACCAAAACTAAGAGTTGGAGTAATGAAAGAAGATGTAATTGTAAGCAAAGGCGATAAAATTACATTTACAACTGCAGAAGACATATTAGGAACTGCAGAAAAGGTGTACATGAATTACAAAGAATTTCCAAAAGATGTAAATCCAGGTGAAAGAATTCTTTTAGACGACGGAAAATTAATCTTTGAAGTTGTAAAAACCGATAAAAAAACTGAAGTTGAAGCAATAGTTGTTCAAGGCGGACCTTTAAAATCTAAAAAAGGGGTAAATCTTCCTAACACAAAAGTTTCTTTACCAGCTTTAACAAAAAAAGATATAAAAGACGCATTATTTGCGATTGAAAATAAAGTAGACTGGATTGCACTATCCTTTGTTAGAACTCCCGAAGATTTAGAGCAATTGCAAGATTTAATTGTAAAACATTCTGACCATAAAATTCCAATCATTGCAAAAATTGAAAAGCCTGAAGCTGTTGAAAATATAGACAAAATTGTTGCTTTTTGTGACGGATTGATGGTTGCTCGTGGTGATTTAGGTGTTGAAATTCCAGCAGAACAAGTTCCATTAATTCAAAAGAAACTAATCCATAGAGCAAAGACAGCTCGTATTCCAGTAATTGTGGCAACACAGATGATGGAAACAATGATTACAAGTTTAACACCTACTAGAGCAGAAGTAAATGATGTTGCCAACTCAGTAATGGATGGTGCAGATGCAGTTATGCTTTCTGGAGAAACATCAGTAGGAAGTTATCCAGTTCAAGTAATAGAAACAATGTCAAAAATTATTAGAAGTGTTGAAGATTCACCTTTAATTAAAGTGCCTTTAAACGCTCCTTATATTAGAACAAATCGATTTGTAACAAAGTCTATTTGCTACCATGCAGCAATTATGGCCGATGATATAAATGCAAAAGCAATAACAACGTTAACCAATAGTGGTTATACAGCTTTTCAAATTTCAGCATGGAGACCAAATTCACTTATTTTAGTTTTCACTTCTAATAAAAGAATTTTAACTCAATTAAATTTACTTTGGGGAGTTAAAGCTTTCTATTATGATAAATTTGTGAGTACCGATGATACCGTTGAAGACATCAACTTAATATGCAAAGTACATGGACATGTTGAAAAAGGCGATATGATTATTAATCTTGCCGCAATGCCTATTATTAAAAAAGGTATGGTAAATACATTAAGAGTATCAGAAATCGAATAA
- a CDS encoding Bax inhibitor-1/YccA family protein: MKFESKNPFLGSKAFTNTSKNADETIAIQQETMTVSGAINKSFMLLFMLLTTACITWWLAFNGYNPLVLTIGGAIVGFILVLIAAFKPHTSTWVAPGYALFEGLFIGGISAFFEASYPGIVIQAVSCTFITFIVCFALYKYKIVKVTERFKSIVIAATLAIMTYYLLSWILSFFITFEAVHHGNSLMSIGISVFVIVIAALNLFLDFDEIEKGAAKQMPKYMEWFSAMGLMITLVWLYVEFLRLLSKLSSRD, from the coding sequence ATGAAATTTGAATCAAAAAATCCTTTTTTAGGAAGTAAAGCATTTACTAATACAAGTAAAAATGCTGATGAAACAATTGCCATACAACAAGAAACAATGACTGTAAGTGGAGCGATTAACAAAAGTTTCATGTTATTATTTATGTTACTTACTACAGCGTGTATTACTTGGTGGTTAGCATTTAATGGTTATAATCCTCTAGTACTTACAATTGGAGGAGCAATTGTTGGTTTTATTTTAGTGCTTATTGCTGCTTTTAAACCTCATACATCTACTTGGGTCGCACCAGGATATGCTTTGTTTGAAGGTTTATTTATTGGTGGAATCTCTGCATTTTTTGAAGCATCATACCCTGGAATTGTAATACAAGCTGTAAGTTGCACATTTATTACATTCATTGTATGTTTTGCTTTATACAAATACAAAATTGTAAAAGTAACTGAACGTTTTAAATCTATTGTAATTGCTGCTACTTTAGCTATTATGACATATTATCTATTGTCTTGGATTTTGTCTTTTTTCATCACATTTGAGGCGGTTCATCATGGTAATTCATTAATGAGTATAGGAATAAGTGTTTTTGTAATTGTTATTGCAGCTTTAAATTTATTTTTAGATTTTGACGAAATTGAAAAAGGTGCGGCTAAACAAATGCCAAAATATATGGAATGGTTCAGTGCAATGGGATTAATGATTACATTAGTATGGTTATACGTTGAATTTTTACGTTTACTTTCTAAATTGTCAAGTAGAGATTAA
- the dinB gene encoding DNA polymerase IV — MSFPQRKIIHVDMDAFYASVEQMDFPELKGKPLAVGGSETRGVVSAASYEARKFGVRSAMSGIQAKRNCPDLIFVRPRFDRYKEISKKIRKIFFEYTDLVEPLSLDEAYLDVTVNKKNNPSASLIAQEIRKRIFEEVGLTASAGISVNKFVAKIASDYNKPNGQKTVNPDEVEAFLEVLDIKKFYGIGKVTAEKFYQLGIFTGYDLKQKSLEYLEKYFKNSAQYYFNISRGIHNSQVKPNRTVKSFGAERTFNENLSSEIYMEERLLNIATELEKRLQKSKISGRTITLKIKYSDFSLQTRSKTLQYYISDKHLLFDVAKELLYQERLKDSVRLLGISVNNLNNEEKKAKEIPKSVSVQLQFDFKP, encoded by the coding sequence ATGTCATTTCCACAACGTAAAATAATTCATGTTGATATGGATGCCTTTTACGCCTCTGTAGAACAAATGGATTTTCCTGAACTAAAAGGAAAACCATTAGCTGTTGGTGGAAGTGAAACAAGAGGTGTTGTGAGTGCAGCAAGTTACGAAGCTAGGAAATTTGGAGTTAGAAGTGCCATGAGTGGTATTCAAGCCAAAAGAAATTGCCCAGATTTAATTTTTGTTAGACCACGATTTGATAGATATAAAGAAATTTCTAAAAAAATTAGAAAAATTTTCTTTGAGTACACAGATTTAGTCGAACCTCTTTCTTTAGACGAAGCATATTTAGATGTTACAGTGAATAAAAAAAATAATCCTAGTGCATCTTTAATCGCTCAGGAAATTAGAAAGCGCATTTTTGAAGAAGTTGGATTAACTGCTTCTGCTGGAATTTCCGTAAATAAATTTGTAGCTAAAATTGCTTCTGATTATAACAAACCAAATGGACAAAAAACGGTAAATCCAGATGAAGTTGAAGCTTTTTTAGAAGTATTAGATATTAAAAAATTCTATGGAATAGGTAAAGTAACAGCCGAAAAATTTTATCAATTAGGTATTTTTACGGGATATGATTTAAAACAAAAATCTTTAGAATATTTAGAAAAATATTTTAAAAATAGTGCTCAATATTATTTCAATATTTCTAGAGGAATTCATAACAGTCAAGTAAAACCCAATAGAACAGTAAAATCTTTTGGAGCAGAAAGAACTTTTAATGAAAATCTCTCGTCTGAAATTTATATGGAAGAACGTTTATTAAATATCGCAACCGAATTAGAAAAACGATTGCAAAAAAGTAAAATTTCAGGACGAACAATTACTTTAAAAATCAAATATTCTGACTTTTCTTTACAAACTAGAAGCAAAACCCTTCAATATTATATTAGTGATAAGCATTTGTTATTTGATGTAGCAAAAGAACTTTTATACCAAGAAAGATTAAAAGATTCTGTTCGTTTATTAGGTATATCCGTCAATAATTTGAACAATGAAGAAAAGAAGGCTAAAGAAATCCCTAAAAGTGTTTCTGTTCAATTGCAATTTGATTTTAAACCATAA